The genomic interval ACCGTTAACTGTGCAGCGGTGCCGGAGGGTCTGCTCGAGAGCCAGTTTTTCGGCTACGAAAAGGGCGCCTTTACCGGGGCACAGACGCGCACTCCGGGCCGTTTTGAAACGGCCAACGGCGGGACACTCTTTCTTGACGAAATCGGCGAGATGAGCCCGGCGTTACAGGCGAAACTGCTGAGAGTGCTCGAGTATGGCGAGTTCGAGCGGGTCGGAGGGTCCGAGACAATCAAGGTCGATGTCCGGCTCTTAACCGCCACCCACCGCAACCTTGAGAAGATGGTAGCGAAGGGGCAATTCCGGGCCGATCTCTTTTACCGGATCAATGTCTTTCCGTTGCAACTGCCTCCGCTTCGCGAACGAGTCGGCGATCTGCCGCTCATGGCTTATCACTTTCTCTATCAGGCCGTGGAACGAAACGACCGGCGGCTGTTGGCGATCGAAAGTGAAGCACTCGATCTAATCGAACACTACCCCTGGCCAGGCAACCTTCGAGAGTTGGAGAACGCTATGGAGCGTGCGGTTCTTCTTTCGGATGGCGTAGCACTCAGGGCACAGGACTTCCCCCATTTGGTCGAATGGGCTGAGCGTCAGATTCCGGACGAGGTCGATACCGGCGAGCCAACAGGTGTGCTAAAGCCAGCACCTAATGTTGAAGACGGCTCTCTTATTCGAAGTCTCGCCGAGGTCGAACGAGAGGCAATTCTGAGAGCGTTACAATCGACCCGGGGCAGCATCTCCCTGGCAGCCCGAGGGCTCGGCATCGGTCGCACAACGCTCTATAGGAA from Calditrichota bacterium carries:
- a CDS encoding sigma-54-dependent Fis family transcriptional regulator produces the protein TVNCAAVPEGLLESQFFGYEKGAFTGAQTRTPGRFETANGGTLFLDEIGEMSPALQAKLLRVLEYGEFERVGGSETIKVDVRLLTATHRNLEKMVAKGQFRADLFYRINVFPLQLPPLRERVGDLPLMAYHFLYQAVERNDRRLLAIESEALDLIEHYPWPGNLRELENAMERAVLLSDGVALRAQDFPHLVEWAERQIPDEVDTGEPTGVLKPAPNVEDGSLIRSLAEVEREAILRALQSTRGSISLAARGLGIGRTTLYRKIEDYGIELKKRQRRVVLRRISASPGTTLERLVGIIKRSSNLQRSISSVHEPKEPTTRLLNG